Proteins from a single region of Barnesiella propionica:
- a CDS encoding lytic transglycosylase domain-containing protein yields the protein MRRILLSITVAGAFLSGTAQLKYNVPKTVQDTITDEDIVYPESFETDVQNMMTDWYMQKYAVLDDSCVKHSSIVTYPDSVYIRKLSQLPTAIEMPYNQIVRSYIDMYTVKRRMLVESMLGRSTYYMPIFEQALEKAGLPIELKYLPIIESALIPNATSRAGAAGLWQFMIGTAKNLGLEVNSMVDERRDPYKSSEKAAQYLRDLYAIYHNWPLVIASYNCGPGNVNKAIRRAGGKTDYWEIYEFLPKETRGYVPAFIAANYVMHYYRDHNICPVLTKRPLIVDTINVDRQVHFQQIADVLQIPIEQIRDLNPQYRKDIIPGHIKPYMLALPSQQVFSFIESQDTIYAHNASDYTRRTTVEPASFAAVSSAGNSTGNVRSAYHRVKRGENLSVIANRYGVSVSNLRKWNGLKNNNIRAGQRLRVGSRAVAANDDSVPDSPGPETVQKSVKKQEVKSTKSNQKSPGGNFRYHTVVSGESLWSISQKYKGVSDKDIKRANNLRNNSIRPGQKLKIPRT from the coding sequence ATGCGACGAATTCTATTATCCATTACCGTAGCAGGAGCGTTTCTTTCGGGAACGGCTCAATTAAAATATAATGTACCTAAAACGGTGCAAGATACCATAACCGATGAAGATATCGTTTATCCGGAGAGCTTCGAGACGGATGTACAAAATATGATGACGGACTGGTATATGCAGAAATATGCCGTATTGGATGACAGTTGTGTAAAACACAGCTCGATTGTGACATATCCCGATTCTGTATATATACGGAAATTATCCCAGTTGCCTACAGCTATAGAGATGCCTTATAATCAGATCGTACGCAGTTATATCGACATGTACACCGTGAAACGCCGCATGCTGGTGGAAAGTATGCTGGGGCGGAGTACTTATTATATGCCCATTTTCGAACAAGCGTTGGAAAAGGCCGGTTTGCCTATTGAATTGAAATACCTTCCTATAATTGAATCTGCTCTTATTCCTAATGCGACGTCCCGGGCCGGAGCTGCCGGCTTGTGGCAATTTATGATAGGAACAGCTAAGAATCTGGGCCTGGAAGTGAACAGTATGGTGGACGAGCGCCGCGATCCGTATAAGTCGTCCGAGAAAGCGGCCCAATACCTGCGCGACCTGTATGCCATATATCACAACTGGCCTTTGGTAATCGCTTCATACAATTGCGGTCCGGGTAATGTAAATAAAGCGATTCGCAGAGCTGGAGGAAAAACCGATTACTGGGAAATATACGAGTTTCTGCCGAAAGAAACCCGGGGATACGTGCCTGCTTTTATCGCGGCAAATTATGTAATGCATTATTACAGAGACCATAATATTTGCCCTGTATTGACGAAACGGCCGTTAATTGTCGATACGATAAATGTAGACCGCCAGGTGCATTTTCAACAGATCGCCGACGTGTTGCAAATACCTATAGAACAAATCAGGGATTTAAATCCTCAATATCGTAAAGATATTATACCGGGCCATATCAAACCGTATATGCTCGCTCTTCCCTCCCAGCAAGTGTTTTCCTTTATCGAATCGCAAGATACGATCTATGCACACAATGCCTCTGATTATACCCGCCGTACTACTGTGGAGCCTGCCAGTTTTGCGGCTGTCTCTTCTGCCGGGAACAGTACCGGAAATGTCAGATCGGCCTATCATCGCGTCAAGAGAGGCGAGAACCTTTCCGTTATTGCCAACAGGTATGGAGTGAGTGTGAGTAATCTTCGTAAATGGAACGGGCTTAAAAATAATAATATACGGGCCGGACAGCGTTTACGCGTAGGTTCGCGGGCTGTGGCGGCTAACGACGATTCAGTGCCGGATTCACCCGGACCGGAAACCGTACAGAAAAGTGTGAAGAAACAGGAGGTTAAATCGACAAAATCTAATCAGAAATCCCCGGGGGGTAATTTCCGTTATCATACGGTCGTTTCGGGAGAGAGCTTATGGTCTATTTCCCAAAAATATAAGGGGGTAAGCGATAAGGATATCAAGAGGGCCAATAACCTGCGGAATAATTCTATTCGTCCCGGACAAAAATTAAAAATTCCCCGTACCTGA
- a CDS encoding DUF5683 domain-containing protein produces the protein MERTVSPVKNNGTKEIAPGLEETPVVLPDSLNGIYNDSIPLLLPDSTLTRVTIENEKVFNPDPMRAVWLSALCPGLGQIYNRRYWKLPIVIGGYAGLIYATSWNGRMLKDYQNGYRDIMDSDPATNSYMNFYPSTVKEEDIDKDYLKNVLKQRKDFYRRNRDLCIISMVGVYLVCMIDAYVDAQLYHFDITPDLSVRWNPAVIESYQCALPSVGIQCAITF, from the coding sequence ATGGAGAGGACTGTTTCTCCGGTTAAGAATAACGGGACGAAAGAAATAGCACCCGGACTGGAAGAAACGCCTGTCGTATTACCCGATTCCCTGAACGGTATATATAATGACAGTATTCCGTTATTATTGCCCGATTCTACATTGACCCGGGTAACGATAGAGAACGAAAAGGTTTTTAATCCCGATCCGATGCGTGCCGTATGGTTATCGGCTTTATGCCCGGGATTAGGGCAGATATATAACAGGAGATACTGGAAACTCCCTATCGTAATAGGCGGATATGCCGGACTTATTTATGCTACATCCTGGAATGGAAGGATGCTGAAGGATTATCAGAACGGATACAGGGATATTATGGACAGCGATCCTGCCACCAATAGTTATATGAATTTTTATCCTTCTACCGTAAAGGAGGAAGATATAGATAAAGATTATTTGAAGAATGTATTGAAACAAAGAAAAGATTTCTACCGGAGGAACCGTGATTTGTGTATCATATCTATGGTAGGAGTTTATCTGGTATGTATGATAGATGCTTATGTGGATGCACAACTCTATCATTTCGATATTACACCCGATCTTTCCGTACGCTGGAACCCGGCTGTAATAGAATCTTATCAGTGCGCATTGCCTTCGGTGGGAATACAATGCGCTATAACCTTTTAA
- a CDS encoding ParB/RepB/Spo0J family partition protein gives MATQKRSALGRGLDALITMDDISTSGTSSINEIELSQITPNPDQPRREFDREALEELAASIRELGIIQPISLRQTGMNSYQIIAGERRYRAALLAGLASVPAYVRTVEDETLMEMALIENIQREDLNSIEIALTFQKLIEQYALTQERLSERIGKKRTTVANYLRLLKLPAEIQIGLRDKRIDMGHARALLSINDPAEQLSLYEAILTDNLSVRKVEELAKAIAEGGSVKKKAKKKMVMNREYDILKTHLSDFFRTKVQFSCDEKGKGKISIPFKNEEELERLIALFDKLK, from the coding sequence ATGGCAACACAGAAAAGAAGCGCATTAGGAAGGGGACTGGATGCCCTGATAACGATGGATGATATTTCGACCAGCGGCACATCTTCTATTAATGAAATAGAACTTTCCCAAATTACACCCAATCCGGATCAACCCCGTAGGGAGTTTGACCGGGAGGCACTCGAAGAGCTGGCAGCATCCATTCGTGAACTGGGTATCATCCAGCCTATTTCGTTGAGACAGACCGGTATGAATTCGTATCAGATTATTGCCGGGGAACGAAGATACCGTGCGGCATTGCTGGCCGGACTTGCTTCGGTGCCCGCATATGTGCGTACGGTTGAAGATGAAACTTTAATGGAGATGGCTCTGATCGAGAATATTCAGCGGGAAGATTTGAACTCCATAGAGATAGCCCTTACTTTTCAGAAACTAATAGAACAGTATGCCCTTACTCAGGAACGTCTTAGCGAACGCATAGGAAAAAAACGAACTACTGTCGCCAATTATCTGAGACTGCTTAAATTACCGGCAGAAATACAGATAGGGCTTCGGGATAAACGGATAGATATGGGTCATGCGAGAGCATTGCTGTCTATAAATGATCCGGCAGAGCAGCTGAGCTTATATGAAGCGATACTTACTGATAATCTTTCGGTGAGAAAGGTGGAAGAACTGGCCAAGGCGATAGCCGAAGGAGGGAGTGTGAAGAAAAAGGCCAAGAAAAAAATGGTCATGAATAGGGAATATGATATTCTTAAAACTCATCTTTCCGATTTTTTCCGGACAAAGGTTCAGTTTAGTTGTGATGAAAAAGGAAAAGGAAAAATAAGTATTCCGTTTAAAAATGAAGAAGAGCTGGAACGGCTTATTGCCTTGTTCGATAAACTGAAATAA
- a CDS encoding ParA family protein, with protein sequence MSKTIAIANQKGGVGKTTTSINLAASLAVLEKKVLLIDADPQANASSGLGVDPRSVTTSVYECLVNGTPIKEAAVKTCIDGLEIVGSRIDLVGAELELLNVPGREKVLDGLLTDVKDNYDYILIDCLPSLGLITVNALTASDSVIVPVQAEYFALEGISKLLNTIKIIKSKLNPKLEIEGFLLTMYDARLRLANQIYEELKRHFGDMVFSTVIQRNIKLSEAPSHGLPAILYDCDSKGSVNHMQLAKELIKKTN encoded by the coding sequence ATGAGTAAAACAATAGCTATTGCAAATCAAAAAGGAGGGGTAGGAAAAACAACCACTTCAATAAATTTGGCCGCATCGCTTGCAGTTTTGGAAAAGAAAGTGCTATTGATTGATGCCGATCCGCAGGCTAATGCTTCTTCCGGACTGGGCGTGGATCCCCGTTCAGTAACGACTTCGGTATATGAGTGTCTGGTGAATGGCACTCCAATTAAAGAAGCGGCAGTGAAGACGTGTATTGACGGATTGGAAATAGTGGGTTCCCGTATAGACTTGGTGGGGGCTGAACTTGAATTACTCAATGTCCCGGGCCGTGAGAAGGTATTGGACGGGTTGTTAACGGATGTGAAAGATAACTATGATTATATACTCATTGATTGCCTGCCTTCTCTGGGACTGATAACAGTGAATGCGCTTACCGCTTCGGACTCGGTTATCGTACCGGTGCAGGCTGAATATTTCGCGTTGGAAGGTATTAGCAAATTATTGAATACGATAAAAATAATAAAGTCTAAACTAAATCCGAAACTGGAAATAGAAGGCTTTTTGCTGACGATGTATGACGCCCGTTTGAGACTGGCGAACCAGATATATGAGGAACTGAAACGTCATTTCGGAGATATGGTTTTTTCTACTGTCATTCAGAGAAATATAAAATTGAGCGAAGCTCCCAGCCACGGTTTGCCCGCTATTCTTTACGACTGTGATTCGAAAGGTAGTGTGAACCATATGCAACTGGCGAAAGAATTGATAAAGAAGACCAATTAA
- a CDS encoding nitroreductase family protein, whose translation MESNNRTIHIEKNSCIKCGKCSQVCPAEIMIQDKTTKEIRLEQVGLCIGCGHCVDVCPTGSVIHSDFPPEKIHPINYSLLPTPEQIMLLVKSRRSNRTITSKPIDKKSLEQIVEAARYAPTATNSQQVAFTIVTDPEKLRQISNFTIETFESLVKKLTNPAIKILLKPFMPDVYKYVPAFKILKQKHLEGKDPILRKATALLIIHTPYSNRFGCEDANLAYQNASLMAQSLGISQIYMGFILTAIKQDKKKTFSRMLGIDGKIQAIMALGIPAFKYPKYVDRI comes from the coding sequence ATGGAATCAAATAACAGAACGATACATATCGAAAAAAATAGTTGTATCAAATGCGGAAAATGTTCACAAGTGTGCCCTGCCGAAATAATGATTCAAGATAAAACCACGAAAGAAATTCGCTTGGAACAGGTCGGTCTTTGTATCGGCTGCGGACATTGTGTGGATGTATGCCCGACCGGCTCGGTGATACACAGCGACTTCCCCCCGGAAAAGATACACCCTATCAATTATTCACTGCTGCCGACCCCCGAACAAATCATGTTATTGGTCAAATCGCGCCGTTCCAACCGGACGATTACATCCAAACCCATTGACAAAAAGAGTTTAGAGCAAATTGTTGAAGCAGCCCGGTATGCCCCGACCGCTACAAATTCACAACAAGTCGCTTTTACGATTGTTACCGATCCAGAAAAACTGCGTCAAATCAGTAACTTCACCATCGAAACATTCGAATCCCTGGTAAAAAAACTGACGAATCCGGCCATAAAAATTTTACTGAAACCCTTTATGCCGGATGTTTATAAATATGTCCCTGCATTTAAAATCCTTAAACAAAAACATTTGGAAGGCAAAGACCCTATCCTTCGAAAAGCAACGGCCCTATTAATTATTCACACGCCCTATTCCAATCGTTTCGGCTGTGAAGATGCCAACCTGGCTTACCAAAATGCATCATTAATGGCTCAGTCATTAGGAATCAGTCAGATTTATATGGGATTTATACTTACTGCTATTAAACAAGACAAAAAAAAGACCTTTTCCCGAATGTTAGGAATTGACGGAAAAATACAAGCTATCATGGCTCTCGGCATACCGGCATTCAAATATCCGAAATATGTGGATCGGATTTAA
- the surE gene encoding 5'/3'-nucleotidase SurE — protein MQKKERPLILITNDDGFSAKGIHELAKFVSPLGEIIIVAPDGPRSGQSCAITVGNPMRIIPKENKNGYKIYTTNGTPVDCVKMSMNIVLERKPDLLLSGINHGSNSAASVIYSGTMGAVFEGCMLGVPSIGFSLCSHKPDADFSVCESVVTEICNKVLRKGLPAGTGLNVNIPVVGSLSGIKVCRAARGHWTEEYDKRTDPAGHNYYWLTGHFHNMEPECEDTDEYLLSRGIATVVPVLGDRTGFHQIGMIDSLLHD, from the coding sequence ATGCAAAAAAAAGAACGGCCTCTTATATTGATAACAAACGACGACGGTTTTTCCGCCAAAGGTATCCACGAACTTGCCAAATTTGTTTCCCCGTTAGGAGAGATAATCATCGTAGCTCCCGACGGACCCCGGTCGGGACAATCCTGTGCCATTACGGTCGGCAATCCCATGCGTATCATTCCGAAAGAAAATAAAAACGGATATAAAATATATACCACAAACGGGACCCCGGTCGATTGCGTCAAAATGTCCATGAACATCGTACTCGAGCGAAAACCCGATTTACTTTTATCGGGAATCAACCACGGTTCCAATTCTGCGGCAAGCGTTATTTATTCGGGTACTATGGGCGCCGTGTTTGAAGGCTGTATGCTGGGAGTTCCTTCCATAGGGTTCTCTTTATGTTCGCATAAACCCGATGCGGATTTCTCTGTCTGTGAAAGTGTCGTTACCGAAATATGCAACAAAGTGCTCCGGAAAGGACTTCCGGCAGGAACCGGCCTTAACGTGAATATTCCGGTTGTCGGTTCCTTATCCGGAATAAAAGTATGCAGAGCGGCCCGAGGGCACTGGACCGAAGAATATGACAAACGAACCGACCCTGCCGGACACAATTACTATTGGCTGACCGGACATTTCCACAACATGGAACCGGAATGTGAAGATACCGACGAATATCTGTTATCCCGGGGAATAGCGACCGTAGTACCTGTGCTCGGAGATCGTACGGGCTTCCATCAGATCGGTATGATCGATAGTTTACTGCATGATTAA
- a CDS encoding M48 family metallopeptidase produces the protein MKKYLYILPIVFLSIACGTVPITGRKQFNLVSDAEVLSLSNQSFNDYMKTAKISSNTVQSQQVSRVGNKIVQAVIRYFKNAGLGNEPANYQWQFILVKDKTPNAFALPGGKVVVNDGILPYPQDDDGLAVVLGHEIAHAVVKHSSERLSQQMMAQYGQMAIDALMTGKSNESKKLASTIYGLGAQYGVMLPYSRTQEYEADKLGLIFMTMAGYTPEKAPEFWQRMAANSATVPEFMSTHPADGNRIKALQDAIPEARKYK, from the coding sequence ATGAAAAAATATCTATACATCTTACCGATTGTCTTTCTATCGATAGCATGCGGAACTGTTCCCATTACCGGACGAAAACAGTTCAATCTCGTATCGGATGCAGAAGTCCTCTCTCTGAGTAATCAGAGTTTTAACGACTATATGAAAACGGCAAAAATATCTTCCAATACCGTTCAAAGCCAACAAGTCAGCCGGGTTGGAAATAAAATTGTACAGGCTGTTATCCGTTATTTCAAAAATGCGGGATTGGGCAACGAACCGGCTAACTACCAATGGCAATTCATTCTGGTAAAAGACAAAACCCCGAATGCTTTTGCTTTACCAGGGGGGAAAGTTGTCGTAAATGACGGAATACTCCCATACCCCCAAGATGATGACGGTCTGGCCGTCGTACTGGGCCACGAAATAGCCCATGCAGTAGTTAAACATAGCAGCGAACGGCTTAGCCAGCAAATGATGGCACAATACGGACAAATGGCAATAGACGCACTTATGACCGGAAAAAGCAACGAATCAAAAAAACTTGCCTCAACCATCTACGGATTAGGAGCACAATACGGTGTTATGCTCCCTTACTCCAGAACCCAGGAATACGAAGCAGATAAATTAGGACTTATATTCATGACCATGGCAGGATATACTCCCGAAAAAGCACCGGAATTCTGGCAACGTATGGCAGCAAATTCAGCAACAGTTCCGGAATTCATGAGCACTCACCCTGCTGACGGGAACCGTATTAAAGCTTTACAAGATGCGATCCCAGAAGCCAGAAAATATAAATAG
- a CDS encoding arginine repressor codes for MKKKVNRLQAIKEIIINTRVGSQEELLQLLSANGYNLTQATLSRDLKQLKIAKVPGNDGGYVYVLPEVAGLGKMMHAKMISPHTSFAGGFISINFSGNLAVIKTRPGYAGGIAYDIDSNEKDTILGTIAGDDTILLVLQEGATQQQVIQTLVPIIPGIQ; via the coding sequence ATGAAAAAGAAAGTCAACCGGCTGCAAGCTATCAAAGAGATCATTATCAATACACGCGTAGGCAGCCAGGAAGAACTATTGCAACTATTATCGGCAAATGGTTATAATCTGACACAAGCGACTTTATCGCGAGACCTGAAACAACTTAAAATTGCAAAAGTACCCGGAAATGACGGAGGGTACGTATACGTGCTGCCCGAAGTCGCCGGCTTAGGAAAAATGATGCATGCAAAAATGATTTCTCCGCATACCTCTTTCGCAGGAGGATTCATTTCCATAAATTTTTCGGGGAATCTCGCAGTAATAAAAACGCGTCCCGGATACGCGGGAGGCATTGCATACGACATCGATTCCAACGAAAAAGACACTATACTGGGAACCATCGCCGGTGACGATACCATCTTGCTGGTATTACAGGAAGGTGCTACACAGCAACAAGTTATCCAAACTTTAGTTCCTATAATTCCCGGTATACAGTAA
- a CDS encoding GNAT family N-acetyltransferase — protein MEDNIEVLVAGEEHIGYVETILETIEKAAKVRGTGIAKRTPEYVRQKMLEQKAIIALCNGIFAGFCYIESWSNKQFVANSGLIVSPEFRGHGLAKKIKRKAFELSRERFPEAKLFGLTTGAAVMKINSELGYRPVTFADLTDDEAFWKGCQSCVNYDILQRTGRRMCLCTGMLYDPKEHKE, from the coding sequence ATGGAAGATAATATCGAAGTTCTTGTAGCCGGCGAAGAACATATTGGCTACGTGGAAACTATTCTCGAAACAATCGAGAAAGCTGCCAAGGTTAGAGGTACAGGTATCGCCAAACGTACCCCTGAATATGTAAGGCAGAAAATGCTGGAGCAAAAAGCGATCATCGCCCTTTGTAATGGTATATTTGCCGGATTTTGCTATATCGAAAGCTGGAGTAATAAACAATTCGTAGCGAACTCAGGATTAATTGTTTCTCCCGAATTCCGGGGACACGGTCTTGCCAAGAAAATCAAGCGAAAAGCTTTCGAGCTTTCCAGAGAAAGATTTCCCGAGGCAAAACTATTCGGATTAACAACAGGCGCAGCCGTAATGAAAATAAACTCAGAACTGGGATATCGTCCCGTTACATTTGCCGATCTTACCGACGACGAAGCTTTCTGGAAAGGCTGTCAAAGCTGCGTAAATTATGACATTCTCCAGAGAACGGGACGACGCATGTGCCTGTGTACCGGAATGCTCTACGATCCCAAAGAGCACAAAGAATAA
- a CDS encoding argininosuccinate synthase — MKKEKVVLAFSGGLDTSFCVKYLSEDCGYNVYTAIANTGGFTDEDLKLIEEKAYKLGAVKHVSLDITQEYYDKSIKYMVFGNVLRNGTYPISVSSERIFQAIATINYAKEIGADYVAHGSTGAGNDQVRFDLTFQILAPGIKILTPTRDMTLTREYEIDYLKKHGYTADFKKMEYSINKGLWGTSIGGKETLKSDQTLPEEAYPSQLTATEEETLTLDFEQGEIAGVNGIKYTDKVAAIQAVEAIASKHAIGRDMHIGDTIIGIKGRVGFEAAAPILIIAAHKMLEKHTLTKWQQYWKDQIGTWYGMFLHEAQYLEPVMRDMEAFLQSSQANVTGRVTIQLKPYHYVLVGIDSEYDLMKSDFGEYGEINKAWSADDVKGFTKILGNQMKIFHSVQSKKK, encoded by the coding sequence ATGAAAAAAGAAAAAGTAGTATTGGCTTTTAGCGGAGGACTGGACACCTCATTTTGTGTAAAATATCTTTCGGAAGATTGCGGTTATAATGTTTATACCGCTATCGCCAACACCGGAGGATTCACCGATGAAGATTTGAAGCTCATAGAAGAAAAAGCATATAAACTGGGGGCCGTAAAACACGTCTCACTCGACATAACCCAGGAATATTATGATAAAAGTATCAAATACATGGTTTTCGGTAATGTATTAAGAAACGGCACTTATCCCATATCGGTAAGTTCGGAACGTATTTTTCAGGCTATAGCAACCATAAATTACGCCAAAGAGATCGGAGCCGATTATGTCGCCCACGGAAGTACCGGAGCCGGAAACGACCAGGTACGCTTTGACCTGACGTTCCAGATATTAGCTCCCGGTATCAAAATACTGACTCCGACCCGGGATATGACTCTGACCCGGGAATATGAAATAGATTATCTTAAAAAACATGGATATACGGCCGATTTCAAGAAAATGGAATACTCCATTAACAAAGGATTATGGGGAACAAGTATTGGAGGAAAAGAAACCCTCAAAAGCGATCAGACTTTACCTGAGGAAGCCTATCCGTCACAACTGACTGCAACCGAAGAAGAAACTCTAACCCTCGATTTCGAACAGGGAGAGATCGCAGGAGTGAACGGAATAAAATATACCGATAAAGTCGCCGCCATTCAGGCTGTCGAGGCTATTGCCTCTAAACACGCAATAGGCCGGGACATGCATATTGGAGATACGATAATAGGCATTAAAGGTCGTGTAGGTTTCGAAGCCGCGGCTCCCATATTGATTATTGCAGCCCATAAAATGCTGGAAAAACATACTCTTACCAAATGGCAGCAATACTGGAAAGACCAGATCGGCACTTGGTACGGTATGTTCCTGCATGAAGCACAATACCTGGAACCGGTTATGCGCGATATGGAAGCATTCCTGCAAAGTTCCCAGGCAAATGTAACCGGACGCGTAACGATACAATTAAAGCCTTATCATTACGTATTGGTAGGAATAGACAGTGAATATGATTTAATGAAATCCGATTTCGGCGAATACGGAGAGATAAATAAAGCCTGGAGTGCCGATGATGTAAAAGGATTTACCAAGATACTCGGAAACCAGATGAAGATTTTTCATTCCGTACAAAGTAAGAAAAAATAA
- the argC gene encoding N-acetyl-gamma-glutamyl-phosphate reductase has protein sequence MIKAGIIGGAGYTAGELIRLLINHPDAEIIFVNSSSNAGNKITDIHTGLYGETDLYFTDKTPFEEIDVLFFCTAHGDTRKFIESHTLPPDLKLIDLSMDYRIESPEHGFIYGLPELNRKRIVRGNRIANPGCFATAIQLALLPLAKNLLLNNEIQVTAITGSTGAGQKPTSTSHFSWRNDNISIYKPFTHQHLAEIKQSLGQLQTSFSSAINFIPVRGNFSRGIFSTLYLNCPVELNVIRELYENYYDDHNFTFVTDKAPDLKQVVNTNKCLLYLEKHEDKLLIVSVIDNLLKGASGQAVHNMNLLFGLHEKTGLHLKPSAF, from the coding sequence ATGATCAAAGCAGGTATTATAGGAGGAGCAGGATATACGGCGGGGGAACTCATCCGGTTGTTAATCAATCATCCCGATGCCGAAATCATTTTCGTCAACAGCTCCAGCAACGCCGGGAATAAGATTACCGATATACATACGGGGCTCTATGGAGAAACCGACTTGTATTTTACCGATAAAACTCCCTTTGAAGAAATAGACGTATTGTTTTTTTGCACGGCCCACGGAGATACACGTAAATTTATAGAATCACATACATTACCTCCCGATCTTAAGCTTATAGACTTGTCTATGGACTACCGGATAGAGTCTCCTGAACACGGCTTCATATACGGACTTCCCGAACTGAACCGCAAACGTATCGTTCGCGGAAACCGTATAGCCAATCCCGGATGCTTCGCTACAGCTATACAGCTTGCTCTGTTACCATTGGCAAAAAATCTCTTGCTGAACAACGAAATACAGGTAACCGCCATTACCGGATCTACAGGTGCCGGACAGAAACCAACTTCAACATCGCACTTTAGCTGGAGGAACGACAATATATCCATATACAAACCTTTTACACACCAACATTTGGCTGAAATTAAACAGAGTCTCGGGCAACTCCAGACAAGTTTCAGTTCAGCTATAAATTTTATTCCCGTAAGAGGAAATTTCTCCCGGGGTATATTTTCTACATTATATCTGAATTGTCCGGTTGAATTAAATGTGATAAGGGAATTATACGAAAATTACTATGACGACCATAATTTCACCTTCGTCACCGATAAAGCTCCTGACCTGAAACAGGTCGTCAATACTAATAAATGCCTGCTTTATCTGGAAAAACACGAAGATAAATTACTGATCGTTTCCGTTATTGACAATCTGTTAAAAGGCGCATCCGGACAAGCCGTGCACAATATGAATCTGCTTTTCGGACTTCATGAAAAAACAGGTTTACACCTGAAGCCGTCAGCCTTTTAA
- a CDS encoding aspartate aminotransferase family protein: MKLFDVYPLFDINIVSGKGCYTYDTEGTEYLDLYGGHAVISVGHTHPYYTEKLTEQAHKLIFYSNSVINDLQIKLAEKLGRISGYDDYSLFLINSGAEANENALKLASFHTGKKKVIAFRKAFHGRTSAAVKVTDNPKIVAPINDTFEVVFPELNDFETVEQEINKGDVCAVIIEGIQGVGGIQIPNPGFLQKIRQLCTRHGVVLILDEVQSGYGRSGKFFAHQHAGIRPDIITMAKGMGNGFPVGGLIISPMFTPSYGLLGTTFGGNHLACTAASAVLDIIENENLIENAARVGSYLKTELEKLPQIKEVRGEGLMLGLVFEQPSTELRKKLLYEQKVFTGASGTNVIRLLPPLILTTQQAEEFIKRLKKIL, from the coding sequence ATGAAATTATTTGACGTATATCCGTTATTCGATATAAACATCGTTTCCGGTAAAGGATGTTATACTTACGATACGGAAGGAACAGAATATCTCGACCTTTATGGAGGACACGCTGTTATTTCTGTCGGTCACACACATCCTTATTATACGGAAAAACTGACCGAACAAGCACACAAGCTCATATTTTATTCAAATTCGGTCATTAACGATCTTCAAATAAAACTGGCTGAAAAACTGGGACGAATTTCAGGATATGACGATTATTCTCTGTTCCTTATCAATTCCGGAGCCGAAGCCAATGAAAATGCTCTAAAACTGGCGTCTTTCCATACCGGAAAGAAAAAGGTCATCGCATTTCGCAAAGCTTTCCACGGCAGAACCTCCGCCGCTGTAAAAGTTACTGACAACCCTAAGATAGTAGCGCCTATCAACGATACTTTCGAGGTTGTATTCCCTGAACTAAATGACTTCGAAACGGTCGAACAGGAAATAAACAAAGGAGACGTTTGTGCTGTAATCATAGAAGGCATACAAGGTGTGGGAGGCATACAAATCCCGAATCCCGGCTTTCTGCAAAAAATAAGACAATTATGTACGCGTCACGGTGTCGTACTAATTCTGGACGAAGTTCAATCGGGCTATGGAAGGAGCGGAAAATTCTTCGCTCACCAGCATGCCGGCATTCGCCCCGATATTATTACGATGGCTAAAGGTATGGGTAACGGTTTCCCAGTCGGCGGACTAATTATAAGTCCTATGTTCACTCCGTCCTACGGATTGCTGGGAACAACTTTCGGAGGAAACCATCTTGCCTGTACAGCCGCATCAGCTGTCCTCGATATTATTGAAAATGAAAATCTAATTGAAAATGCGGCACGCGTAGGATCTTACCTGAAAACAGAACTTGAGAAACTACCGCAGATCAAGGAAGTACGAGGAGAAGGGCTGATGTTAGGACTGGTATTCGAACAGCCTTCAACAGAATTGAGAAAAAAACTGTTATATGAACAAAAAGTTTTTACAGGAGCATCCGGAACAAACGTAATACGTTTGCTTCCGCCCCTGATACTTACCACACAACAAGCTGAAGAATTCATAAAACGACTAAAAAAAATATTATAA